From Echinicola jeungdonensis, the proteins below share one genomic window:
- a CDS encoding DsbA family oxidoreductase: MKIEIWSDIMCPFCYIGKRRLEAALEEFPHKNKVEVEWKSFLLNPDMKTDPVMNIAQYLAETKGMSVEEAREAGNHVAEMAKEEGLDYDFDKVVVANPKVAHRLLQFAKLSGKGDEMKERLFYAYFTEGANIDDEESLIGLAKEVGLDTEKAKEALSSVDFEMAVKHDVYESQQLGVRGVPFFVMDQKYGVSGAQPKETFTQALESAWKSYEQSVKDGLAFSPEEEGKSCGPDSEC, from the coding sequence ATGAAAATAGAAATTTGGTCGGACATCATGTGTCCATTTTGCTATATAGGCAAACGCAGATTGGAAGCTGCTTTAGAGGAATTTCCACACAAAAATAAGGTTGAAGTGGAATGGAAAAGCTTTTTGTTGAACCCTGATATGAAAACTGATCCGGTAATGAACATTGCCCAATATTTGGCTGAAACTAAAGGGATGAGTGTGGAAGAAGCCAGGGAAGCCGGTAACCATGTGGCTGAAATGGCTAAGGAAGAGGGCTTGGATTATGATTTTGATAAAGTGGTTGTGGCCAATCCTAAAGTTGCACATAGACTATTGCAGTTTGCAAAACTGTCCGGAAAGGGTGATGAGATGAAAGAAAGGTTGTTTTATGCTTATTTTACTGAAGGTGCCAATATTGATGATGAGGAATCTTTGATAGGTTTAGCCAAAGAGGTTGGGTTGGATACCGAAAAAGCCAAGGAGGCTCTTAGTTCTGTTGATTTTGAAATGGCTGTGAAACATGATGTCTATGAATCCCAGCAACTTGGGGTTAGAGGGGTCCCGTTTTTTGTTATGGATCAAAAATATGGTGTTTCAGGTGCCCAGCCTAAAGAAACTTTTACCCAAGCCCTTGAATCGGCCTGGAAATCTTATGAACAATCCGTAAAGGATGGTTTGGCTTTTTCTCCTGAAGAAGAGGGGAAATCCTGTGGCCCAGACAGCGAATGTTAA
- a CDS encoding argininosuccinate synthase, with protein MKKVVLAYSGGLDTTFCAIHLSKEKGYEVHAVLVNTGGFSEEELKATEERAAKLGIASFEVLDVTQTYYQEVIKYLVFGNVLKNQTYPLSVSAERILQAKALAEYAKKIGAKAVAHGSTGAGNDQVRFDMIFQTILPEAEIITPIRDLKLSREAEIEYLKKHGVEMNFEKAAYSINKGIWGTSVGGKETLTSGDTLPEEAYPTQLSKTVPENITLQFESGELKGVNGKKFKNPVEAILEVQKLADPYAIGRDIHVGDTIIGIKGRVGFEAAAPLIIIKAHQLLEKHTLTKWQSFWKNQLAEFYGNHLHEGHYLDPVMRNLEAFLQDTQTFVSGEVKVALQPYRFQLIGIDSKHDLMSAKFGSYGEMNKGYTAEDVKGFTKILGNQTAIFHKVNQTLENE; from the coding sequence ATGAAAAAAGTTGTTTTAGCATACAGCGGTGGGCTGGACACCACTTTTTGCGCCATCCACCTTTCCAAAGAAAAAGGCTATGAAGTACATGCCGTTTTGGTCAACACCGGAGGATTCAGTGAAGAGGAATTAAAAGCCACCGAAGAACGGGCTGCCAAATTGGGAATTGCCTCTTTTGAGGTCCTGGACGTAACCCAAACCTATTATCAGGAAGTCATCAAATACCTGGTTTTTGGCAATGTCCTTAAAAATCAAACTTATCCACTTTCTGTAAGTGCTGAAAGAATTCTTCAGGCCAAAGCTTTGGCCGAATATGCTAAAAAAATTGGCGCTAAGGCCGTTGCTCATGGAAGTACAGGAGCTGGAAATGATCAAGTACGTTTTGATATGATTTTCCAAACTATTCTTCCAGAAGCAGAAATCATCACTCCTATCAGGGATTTGAAGTTGAGCAGGGAAGCTGAAATCGAATACCTGAAAAAGCATGGAGTGGAAATGAACTTCGAAAAAGCAGCTTACTCCATCAATAAAGGTATCTGGGGAACCTCCGTGGGAGGTAAGGAAACCTTGACTTCTGGAGATACTTTACCAGAAGAAGCCTACCCTACCCAACTTAGCAAAACTGTACCTGAAAACATCACTCTTCAGTTTGAATCTGGAGAACTTAAGGGAGTTAATGGTAAAAAGTTTAAAAACCCGGTTGAAGCCATTTTAGAAGTTCAAAAATTGGCTGACCCTTATGCTATTGGCCGTGACATCCACGTGGGAGACACTATCATTGGTATTAAAGGGCGCGTTGGTTTTGAGGCAGCTGCTCCATTAATTATCATCAAAGCTCACCAACTTTTGGAAAAACACACTTTGACCAAATGGCAATCTTTCTGGAAAAACCAATTGGCAGAATTCTATGGCAATCATCTCCATGAAGGCCATTATTTGGATCCAGTAATGAGAAACCTGGAAGCTTTCCTTCAGGATACCCAGACATTCGTTTCCGGTGAGGTAAAAGTTGCTTTACAGCCTTATAGGTTCCAATTGATCGGAATTGACTCTAAACATGACTTGATGTCAGCTAAATTTGGAAGCTATGGTGAAATGAACAAGGGGTACACCGCTGAGGACGTGAAAGGATTCACCAAAATCCTGGGCAACCAAACCGCCATTTTCCATAAAGTGAATCAAACCTTAGAAAATGAATAA
- the argB gene encoding acetylglutamate kinase — protein MKISIVKIGGNVIDDPEKLEEFLSLFSRLEGKKILVHGGGVMASKFGESLGIKPQMVDGRRITDKETLEVVTMVYAGLINKNIVAKLQAREQDAMGLTGADGNLIRSEKRPVKDIDYGFVGDVKEVNTNLIELLLAENIVPVVAAITHDQRGLLLNTNADTIASEIATSLAQKHTVNLYFCFNKAGVLIDENNDSSVVPLINEDVYDELKREKVIHSGMIPKLDNAFNALYKGVNNVWLGKAENLVLAAKGKSAGTSFEKHRYDLY, from the coding sequence ATGAAAATCAGTATTGTAAAAATTGGAGGTAATGTTATCGACGACCCTGAAAAACTGGAAGAATTCCTTTCCCTTTTTTCAAGATTGGAAGGTAAAAAAATTCTTGTCCATGGGGGTGGAGTCATGGCCTCGAAATTTGGCGAAAGCTTGGGCATCAAACCACAAATGGTGGATGGCAGGAGGATTACCGATAAGGAAACTCTGGAAGTCGTGACCATGGTCTATGCAGGCTTGATCAATAAAAATATTGTAGCCAAACTACAAGCTAGAGAACAGGATGCCATGGGACTCACCGGAGCAGATGGCAATTTGATCCGATCCGAAAAAAGGCCTGTCAAGGACATTGATTACGGTTTTGTAGGAGATGTAAAAGAGGTAAACACAAATTTAATTGAATTATTGCTGGCGGAAAATATTGTACCTGTAGTTGCTGCCATCACCCATGATCAAAGAGGTTTGTTGCTTAACACCAATGCGGATACAATAGCCTCTGAAATAGCCACTTCATTGGCCCAAAAACATACAGTAAACCTTTATTTCTGCTTTAATAAAGCTGGGGTACTTATTGACGAAAACAATGACAGTTCCGTAGTTCCCCTGATCAATGAGGATGTGTATGATGAACTGAAGAGGGAAAAAGTAATTCACTCAGGAATGATCCCCAAATTGGACAATGCTTTTAATGCCCTATATAAAGGTGTCAATAATGTTTGGCTGGGAAAAGCCGAGAACCTGGTGCTTGCTGCCAAAGGAAAGAGTGCAGGAACCAGCTTCGAAAAACACCGTTATGACCTCTATTGA
- the argC gene encoding N-acetyl-gamma-glutamyl-phosphate reductase: MNKIKTAIIGAAGYTGGELLRILIHHPNCELVYIHSNSQKGKRLEEVHPDLIGESDLVFTDKVETKGLDAVFLGLPHGQAKLFLEENTFDKNTVVIDLSTDFRDESNGFIYGLPEVNAEKAKGAKRIANPGCFATGIQLALAPAIKADLAKKDIHITGITGSTGAGKKLAETSHFSQRNQNVSVYKLFTHQHLKEIKQTFGQLKAGFDQNILFVPYRGNFTRGIWITAYFPFEGTLEEAYKVYKDFYKDAAFTHVSEKDIDLKQVVSTNKCIVHLKKEAGQLVVYSAIDNLLKGASGQAVQNYNLAFGLDEKEGLKLKSIAF; encoded by the coding sequence ATGAATAAAATCAAAACCGCCATCATTGGCGCAGCAGGATATACGGGTGGGGAATTGCTTAGAATCCTAATTCACCACCCCAATTGCGAACTTGTTTATATTCACAGCAATAGCCAAAAAGGAAAAAGATTAGAAGAAGTACATCCCGACTTAATTGGTGAATCTGACCTAGTCTTTACCGATAAAGTGGAAACCAAAGGCTTGGATGCTGTATTTTTGGGCTTGCCTCATGGCCAGGCCAAGTTATTTTTGGAAGAAAACACATTTGATAAAAACACAGTGGTCATAGACCTAAGTACTGATTTCCGTGATGAATCCAATGGTTTTATCTATGGCCTTCCAGAAGTTAATGCCGAAAAAGCCAAAGGAGCCAAACGCATTGCCAATCCCGGTTGTTTTGCCACTGGAATCCAATTGGCATTAGCACCTGCCATTAAAGCAGACCTGGCAAAAAAAGACATCCACATTACGGGAATTACAGGCAGTACCGGAGCTGGTAAAAAGCTTGCTGAAACTTCTCATTTCAGCCAAAGAAACCAAAATGTATCGGTTTACAAGCTTTTCACCCACCAGCACCTTAAGGAAATCAAACAGACATTTGGGCAGTTGAAAGCCGGATTTGACCAAAACATTCTTTTTGTTCCTTACCGTGGCAATTTTACCAGAGGAATTTGGATCACGGCATATTTTCCTTTTGAAGGCACTTTGGAAGAGGCATATAAAGTTTATAAAGACTTTTATAAAGATGCTGCTTTCACCCATGTTTCCGAAAAGGACATTGACCTCAAACAAGTGGTCAGCACCAACAAATGCATAGTACATTTGAAAAAAGAAGCCGGGCAATTGGTCGTTTATTCAGCCATTGACAATTTGCTGAAAGGGGCCTCAGGCCAAGCGGTCCAAAATTATAACCTGGCCTTTGGGCTGGATGAAAAAGAAGGTTTAAAACTCAAAAGCATTGCTTTTTAA
- the smc gene encoding chromosome segregation protein SMC encodes MQLTKLEIKGFKSFGDKVTIHFDRGITGIVGPNGCGKSNVVDAIRWVLGEQKTRMLRSDKMENVIFNGTKNRKPTNLAEVSLTFENTKNLLPTEYTHVTVTRRYYRTGESEYLLNGIVCRLKDINNLFMDTGIQSNSYAIIELKMIDELLNDKNNSRRDLFEEAAGISKFKTRKKETLKKLEDTDADLERVEDLLYEIEKNLKSLEKQAKQASKYFEIKKGYKESSIALAKKSVKAHTDNLIQVNEKVNAENDRKLQLNNQIYEKEAVLEKTKAELIHKEKLLASRQKTLNEHVNNIRQFESEKKIKNERLRFLEDRSQKLREQIDQDRKSNDRAGFSIRSLEQEKEVAEKLLAEKELTVDNLKADYEEQKSAHAILQERQKVMSKDFSSKKDTIYQLAKELEIKQIQLSSLKQELEKTTSDDDNQEANLADFEEKMVILKGELDQKTEELTRLKGKEEDQNHKIEESNHTIELIREEVTQLGRKLDAKQNEFNLTKSLVENLEGFPEAIKFLKKNADWGKDTPLLSDILTTGENYRVSIENYLESYMNYYVVDTEAQAIAAVNLLSDAARGKANFFVLEHFERFQPAQTKLFSNAIAATEIIEYDEKYAKLISYVLDGVYIVNGEIKDVPHDNDAVFITESGKFTKRKFSISGGSVGLFEGKRIGRAKNLEKLEFEIKELNKKVSSTRSNLDKNVSELMKLKEVSYKKDIEGLQSEINEVNQQFISIRTKKEQLAEMLSSNANKREDILEKIESLTEELQEIGPKLDEEKSGFEGLEQELEIINDQLLEEEESLSVKSSSYNQENIQYHQHLNKVDSLEQEISFKKSAFESSKERIEKSQSELSNIDQEIKSLLDNNEIKDDELIELYTEKETIESGVTEAEKEYYAARGDIDEIEKQVRELQKSKEGIDTIIMQFQETLNEIKLKLSSMKERLSVEFEINLDALMEEEPEVDPLFEEKDEQQIRSEVEKAKQKLEKIGPINPMAMEAYDEIKERHTFITEQRDDLNKAKNSLTDTIKEIDQVAKETFLEAFDQIKTNFVRVFRSLFTAEDDCDLKLTNPESPLDSSIEIMAKPKGKRPLTINQLSGGEKTLTATSLLFAIYLLKPAPFCIFDEVDAPLDDANIDKFNQIIQKFSEESQFIIVTHNKRTMASTDIIYGITMIEAGVSRVVPVDLRELVDITEE; translated from the coding sequence ATGCAGCTTACCAAGCTTGAAATAAAAGGGTTTAAAAGTTTTGGTGATAAGGTCACCATCCATTTTGACCGGGGAATTACAGGAATTGTTGGGCCCAACGGCTGTGGTAAGTCCAATGTAGTAGATGCTATCCGCTGGGTTTTAGGGGAGCAAAAAACCCGCATGCTGCGTTCCGATAAAATGGAAAATGTCATTTTTAATGGCACCAAAAACCGGAAGCCCACCAATTTGGCAGAGGTTTCCCTGACTTTTGAAAATACCAAAAACCTTCTCCCCACTGAATACACCCATGTAACTGTAACCAGAAGATATTACCGAACTGGTGAAAGTGAGTACCTGCTCAATGGAATTGTCTGCAGGCTAAAGGATATCAATAACCTGTTTATGGACACAGGTATCCAATCCAACAGCTATGCGATTATCGAACTTAAAATGATCGATGAACTCCTTAATGACAAAAACAACTCCAGAAGGGACTTATTCGAGGAAGCTGCCGGGATTTCCAAATTTAAAACCCGTAAAAAAGAAACCCTCAAAAAGCTGGAAGACACCGATGCGGATCTGGAACGGGTGGAGGACCTCCTTTATGAAATTGAAAAGAACCTAAAATCACTGGAAAAACAGGCAAAACAGGCCTCGAAATATTTTGAAATAAAAAAAGGATATAAGGAATCAAGCATTGCACTGGCCAAAAAAAGCGTAAAAGCCCATACGGACAATCTGATACAGGTCAATGAAAAGGTCAATGCAGAAAATGACCGAAAACTCCAGCTGAATAACCAGATTTATGAAAAAGAAGCTGTTTTGGAAAAGACCAAAGCAGAACTGATCCATAAAGAAAAACTACTCGCTTCCAGGCAAAAAACTTTAAATGAACATGTAAATAACATCAGGCAGTTTGAAAGCGAGAAAAAAATAAAAAATGAAAGGTTACGGTTTTTGGAAGACCGTTCTCAAAAACTGCGGGAACAAATAGATCAGGACAGAAAATCTAATGATCGTGCTGGATTCAGTATTCGCTCCCTGGAACAGGAAAAGGAGGTTGCAGAAAAACTGTTGGCTGAAAAGGAACTGACCGTTGATAACCTAAAGGCTGATTATGAGGAGCAAAAATCCGCCCATGCCATCCTTCAGGAAAGGCAAAAAGTAATGAGCAAGGATTTTTCCTCCAAAAAAGACACCATCTACCAATTAGCCAAGGAACTGGAAATCAAACAGATTCAACTTTCCTCTCTGAAACAAGAACTGGAAAAGACCACTTCCGATGATGATAACCAGGAAGCCAATCTTGCTGATTTTGAGGAAAAAATGGTAATTCTTAAGGGTGAATTGGATCAAAAAACAGAAGAATTAACCAGATTAAAAGGAAAAGAGGAAGATCAAAATCACAAAATTGAGGAATCCAACCATACTATTGAACTGATCCGTGAAGAGGTCACCCAATTGGGAAGAAAATTGGATGCCAAGCAAAATGAATTCAACCTGACAAAATCCCTGGTGGAAAACCTGGAGGGATTTCCTGAAGCTATAAAGTTCCTGAAAAAAAATGCGGATTGGGGTAAGGACACCCCGTTACTTTCGGATATATTGACCACTGGGGAAAATTACCGGGTGAGCATTGAAAACTATTTAGAAAGCTACATGAACTATTATGTAGTGGACACGGAAGCCCAGGCCATAGCTGCTGTGAATTTGTTGAGCGATGCTGCCAGAGGGAAAGCCAATTTTTTTGTCCTGGAGCATTTTGAACGCTTCCAACCCGCTCAAACCAAACTTTTCTCCAATGCCATTGCAGCCACCGAAATTATCGAATATGATGAAAAATACGCCAAGCTGATCAGTTACGTCCTGGATGGGGTTTACATTGTCAATGGAGAGATCAAAGATGTACCCCATGACAATGATGCAGTTTTCATTACCGAAAGCGGAAAATTTACCAAAAGGAAATTCAGCATTTCAGGGGGCTCGGTAGGCTTATTTGAAGGAAAAAGAATTGGCCGGGCCAAAAACCTGGAAAAGCTGGAATTTGAAATCAAAGAGCTGAACAAAAAAGTCAGCAGCACCCGCTCCAATTTGGACAAAAATGTTTCCGAACTGATGAAACTTAAGGAAGTTTCCTATAAAAAAGACATTGAAGGGCTTCAAAGTGAAATCAATGAGGTCAACCAGCAGTTTATTTCCATCCGGACCAAAAAGGAGCAATTGGCAGAAATGCTTTCCTCCAATGCCAATAAAAGGGAAGATATCCTTGAAAAAATTGAAAGCCTTACGGAAGAACTTCAAGAAATCGGCCCTAAACTGGATGAAGAAAAATCAGGATTTGAAGGTTTGGAACAGGAATTGGAAATCATCAATGACCAATTACTGGAAGAAGAAGAAAGCCTTTCGGTAAAATCAAGTTCTTACAATCAGGAAAACATACAATATCACCAACACCTCAATAAGGTGGATAGTCTGGAACAAGAAATTTCCTTCAAAAAAAGTGCTTTTGAAAGCAGCAAGGAAAGGATCGAAAAATCCCAATCTGAGCTTTCCAATATTGACCAGGAAATTAAATCATTGTTGGACAATAATGAAATTAAAGATGATGAACTGATTGAGTTATATACTGAAAAGGAAACCATTGAATCAGGAGTAACAGAAGCAGAAAAAGAATATTATGCAGCCCGGGGTGATATTGATGAAATAGAGAAACAAGTAAGGGAGCTCCAAAAAAGCAAGGAAGGGATCGACACTATTATCATGCAATTCCAGGAAACCCTCAACGAAATCAAACTCAAACTCAGCAGCATGAAAGAGCGCTTGAGTGTTGAATTTGAAATTAACCTGGATGCATTGATGGAAGAGGAACCTGAAGTGGACCCTTTATTTGAAGAAAAGGATGAACAACAAATCCGTTCAGAGGTAGAAAAGGCCAAACAGAAATTAGAAAAAATCGGACCTATCAACCCAATGGCTATGGAGGCTTATGATGAAATCAAGGAACGGCACACCTTTATCACCGAACAAAGGGATGACCTGAACAAAGCAAAAAATTCCCTTACTGACACCATTAAAGAAATTGACCAGGTCGCCAAGGAAACCTTTCTGGAAGCTTTTGATCAGATCAAAACCAACTTTGTACGGGTATTTCGGTCATTATTTACCGCAGAGGATGATTGTGATCTAAAACTGACAAATCCAGAGAGCCCCTTGGATAGCAGCATTGAAATTATGGCCAAACCAAAAGGAAAAAGACCGCTGACCATTAACCAGCTTTCCGGAGGGGAAAAGACCCTAACAGCAACCTCCCTCCTATTTGCCATTTACCTGCTTAAGCCTGCTCCTTTCTGTATCTTTGATGAAGTAGATGCCCCATTAGATGATGCCAATATTGACAAGTTTAACCAAATCATTCAGAAATTCTCCGAAGAATCCCAGTTCATCATCGTCACCCATAACAAAAGAACCATGGCCAGCACCGATATCATTTACGGAATTACCATGATCGAAGCAGGTGTTTCCAGAGTGGTTCCGGTGGATTTAAGGGAATTGGTAGATATTACCGAGGAATAA
- a CDS encoding GNAT family N-acetyltransferase: MVKNQFIIQPAGVQHCKYAQEIVDEMALSAQARGTGIAKRSPDYIIQKMMEGKAVIALSKEGEWAGFCYIEAWSHGKFVANSGLIVSPNFRKCGLAREIKNAVFKLSRSKYPNAKIFGLTTGAAVMKINSELGYVPVSYSDLTDDEDFWKGCQSCVNYEILKSKNRQNCLCTAMLYVPKEKKNKKDIALRNNFKKNLNLFERLVRMKRAVFLKLKKKTNRTLEII; encoded by the coding sequence ATGGTAAAAAATCAATTTATCATACAACCTGCAGGAGTGCAGCACTGTAAATATGCTCAGGAAATTGTAGATGAGATGGCTTTATCTGCCCAGGCAAGAGGAACCGGTATTGCTAAACGATCTCCAGACTACATTATCCAAAAGATGATGGAAGGAAAAGCTGTTATTGCTTTGAGCAAAGAGGGGGAATGGGCTGGATTTTGCTACATTGAAGCATGGAGTCATGGTAAATTTGTGGCCAACTCGGGATTAATAGTTTCTCCCAATTTCAGAAAATGTGGCTTGGCAAGAGAAATAAAAAATGCTGTTTTCAAACTCAGCCGAAGCAAATACCCTAATGCCAAAATCTTTGGTCTTACTACGGGTGCTGCTGTGATGAAGATCAATTCCGAATTAGGTTATGTCCCCGTAAGTTATTCGGACCTGACTGATGACGAAGATTTTTGGAAAGGCTGCCAAAGTTGTGTCAATTATGAAATCCTGAAAAGCAAAAACCGTCAAAACTGTCTTTGCACGGCTATGTTATATGTACCCAAGGAAAAAAAGAATAAAAAGGATATAGCCCTGCGTAATAATTTCAAGAAGAACCTTAACCTTTTTGAACGCTTAGTAAGAATGAAGCGTGCGGTATTTCTGAAACTAAAAAAAAAGACCAATAGAACGTTAGAAATTATATAA
- a CDS encoding acetylornithine carbamoyltransferase, which produces MKYYTQFENKSLADQLIQKALEYKQHPLLDKNLGAGKRIGLLFLNPSLRTRVSTQIAASNLGMEPIVLNMDKESWALEMRDGVIMNQNKVEHIKDAAGVLGSYFDVLALRAFPTLTDKGEDSEDYILHQFIKHSGLPVVSLESAIRHPLQSLADMITINEHKKSEKPKVVLTWAPHIKAIPHAVGNSFAEWSVGCGHDVTITHPEGYELDERFTQGANIEYDQEKALADADFVYVKNWSAFNDYGKILCTDESWMLTEQKLINAPQAKVMHCLPVRRNVELSDEILDGERSLVQFQAKNRIFAAQSVLSAIIK; this is translated from the coding sequence ATGAAATACTACACCCAATTTGAAAACAAAAGCCTCGCTGATCAATTAATTCAGAAAGCCCTTGAATACAAGCAGCATCCTTTATTGGATAAAAATCTTGGCGCAGGAAAAAGAATTGGTTTACTTTTTTTAAATCCCAGCCTTAGAACAAGAGTCAGCACCCAAATTGCTGCTTCCAACCTGGGCATGGAACCCATTGTTCTCAATATGGATAAAGAAAGTTGGGCCCTTGAAATGAGGGATGGGGTCATTATGAATCAGAATAAAGTGGAGCATATAAAGGATGCTGCAGGAGTATTAGGAAGCTATTTTGATGTATTGGCCTTGAGGGCATTTCCAACTTTGACTGACAAAGGGGAAGATTCTGAGGATTATATTCTTCATCAATTTATCAAGCATAGTGGGCTACCCGTGGTCAGTCTAGAATCAGCCATCCGGCACCCTCTTCAAAGTTTGGCTGATATGATCACCATAAATGAGCACAAAAAATCAGAAAAACCTAAAGTGGTTTTAACCTGGGCTCCTCATATAAAAGCCATCCCCCATGCAGTTGGCAATTCTTTTGCTGAATGGTCGGTGGGATGCGGCCATGATGTGACCATTACCCATCCGGAGGGATATGAGCTGGATGAAAGGTTTACCCAGGGAGCAAATATCGAATATGACCAAGAAAAGGCATTGGCAGATGCTGATTTTGTATATGTCAAAAACTGGAGTGCCTTTAATGATTATGGCAAAATTTTATGTACTGATGAATCCTGGATGTTGACGGAGCAAAAGCTAATAAATGCCCCACAGGCAAAAGTGATGCACTGTTTACCTGTAAGGAGAAATGTAGAACTGTCTGATGAAATATTGGATGGGGAGCGGAGTTTGGTTCAATTTCAGGCCAAAAACCGGATATTTGCGGCTCAGTCCGTTTTGAGTGCGATCATTAAATAA
- a CDS encoding aspartate aminotransferase family protein: MKPFDVYPLIDITPVKASGAKIWDDQGTEYLDLYGGHAVISIGHSHPHYTKRIKEQLDNIAFYSNSVQIPLQKELSKKLGELSEYPDYDLFLCNSGAEANENALKLASFETGKKGFISFSKGFHGRTSGAVALTDNPKIIAPFNQHDHVHILPFGDLEAVEKQLKEGEIAGIIVEGIQGIGGIQVPDPAFLNGLSRLSQEYGAKLILDEVQSGYGRTGKFFAHQWVEGLKPALITVAKGMGNGFPIGGVLISPEFKASHGLLGTTFGGNHLACAAALAVLEVIEEENLIQSSLENGEFLIKELEKIEGVTEVRGKGLMIGFDMDRQAAPVRKALIHEYKTFTGSSSGKNTIRLLPPLNIDQKALTLFLQNLTSILAAKTVQ; encoded by the coding sequence ATGAAACCATTTGATGTTTATCCCTTGATCGATATTACTCCGGTAAAAGCATCCGGTGCAAAAATCTGGGATGATCAAGGCACTGAATATTTGGACCTATATGGTGGGCATGCTGTTATTTCCATTGGACACAGCCATCCTCATTATACCAAAAGAATCAAAGAACAATTGGACAACATCGCATTTTATTCCAATTCTGTCCAGATTCCTCTCCAAAAAGAACTTTCAAAAAAGTTGGGTGAGCTATCGGAATACCCTGATTATGACCTATTTCTTTGTAATTCTGGTGCCGAAGCCAATGAAAATGCTCTGAAACTGGCCTCTTTTGAAACCGGAAAAAAAGGCTTTATTTCTTTTTCCAAGGGTTTTCATGGTAGGACATCAGGAGCAGTGGCATTAACCGATAACCCCAAGATCATAGCCCCTTTTAACCAGCATGATCATGTTCATATCCTTCCATTTGGAGATTTGGAAGCTGTGGAAAAACAATTGAAAGAAGGGGAAATTGCCGGAATCATTGTGGAAGGTATTCAGGGAATTGGTGGCATACAGGTCCCTGATCCTGCTTTCTTGAATGGTTTGTCCCGTCTTTCCCAGGAATACGGGGCCAAGCTGATTCTTGATGAGGTACAATCCGGCTATGGTCGAACTGGTAAATTCTTTGCCCACCAATGGGTAGAAGGATTGAAACCAGCCCTGATCACAGTTGCCAAAGGTATGGGCAACGGCTTCCCAATTGGAGGAGTTTTGATCAGTCCGGAATTCAAAGCTTCCCATGGACTTTTGGGCACTACCTTTGGGGGGAACCATTTGGCCTGTGCAGCTGCTTTGGCTGTTTTGGAAGTTATTGAGGAGGAAAACCTGATCCAATCTTCGTTGGAAAACGGGGAATTCCTGATCAAGGAATTGGAAAAAATTGAAGGAGTCACCGAAGTAAGAGGTAAAGGGCTTATGATAGGGTTTGACATGGACAGGCAGGCCGCCCCTGTAAGAAAGGCCCTGATTCATGAATACAAGACTTTTACAGGAAGCTCCTCAGGTAAAAACACCATTAGATTATTGCCTCCATTAAATATTGATCAAAAAGCCTTAACTTTATTTCTTCAAAATTTAACTTCCATTTTAGCTGCTAAAACAGTCCAATAA